The proteins below are encoded in one region of Neodiprion virginianus isolate iyNeoVirg1 chromosome 7, iyNeoVirg1.1, whole genome shotgun sequence:
- the LOC124309380 gene encoding bromodomain adjacent to zinc finger domain protein 1A isoform X6, which translates to MPLLRKKLFHKLHVSSDFRDDDEVFHCEATNEIFKDYNEFCERIILCNSLVWSCSITGKPNFTYQEALLSEENARKSLKEFPMELRIPILYLASKTNRTSLNEMVEDVYQFARDRYFVGEMVEASFTEDAWCECHVLQVIEPTKQQINSYVKENNRSMLERQYQPPAKLFRYEVEQFDCGGDTDVSQLMIVEASQVRRRKQHYSRERNKIFLRQLCEQGETGIWMVKESVLQKYGIHKTRFDTIFAGPMPDFSPRLKKPIKHKQESIAKFLTPDIAKHRVFDKPDPLKKINDSGIIGKKSKKQKMNGKFKEDLKAKALEEKARLKEARLEERGRKKEEKQKLAAYVKEWNKPREDLECEDLRQIPDPTPVKCFIPNDKFGDFVMILEFLQYFYEELEVGSYFPGGVNLDLMEKALLEKEVAGPWSDLLQLLLANIFKFQAEEEDEIHADAANLTDDRNIDHGVSSMAEAVKLATIASSWCQTHHGCQLSELTLDYVTLSEILRQHLLSSGGRISDVASKWRYSQRGGYTNHDDPVLLLRMKEAHILRTLGHMNVCEFELDDRLKVVSCLINQLLTFASIRDVIDERYDKLHQAKKKLKLFLIAEQKKEKEERERMKEREKEGRVEEEEQKPKKITRGNYEDEKKKGEYENKLKELQTASRDDQMMLYLGSDRAHRRYWRFLSIPGLFVENDERWPGACLPGGTPYKPELQDESGEAMYAYLKKKFKDESSDKENSIKELKKSPKKVAFSDKNGLKSPRKDLSPKKEVKVDFSDIRQNLNVCTGDQTCPIHCVTARPQWSFYGLQESIDSVINALNKRGIREGELRQTLIQEATSLTTVIAECPRHKLNPEVYMEPIKEPTNKNHRKNKYDNVNLTFPPGTNIEEVLELTLRDYILDLEDKIKVGCLGSLKVINREVWRTAINKRGYDKQCDKLVYGLNDIEADTASNLVLDKIKNENRVSRPGTPDSEISSSGVKTYRDPGRYLGPPFEDEPVPDPNQQIAIKQLACAILQISHAIEPKYLKKPLGVDDKDKKPASEDIGRDRWEQSLMASTSWSQLFVHMSTLENSVAWARSALNAQCRICRKRRDAENMLLCDGCNKGHHLYCLKPKLNAVPEGDWFCTTCKPRETKPKEKSKRRKKFEDEVEEEAVLTKETRRNRAKRIPESEDEETELPEDADATMSLCALCGIGGRVICCDGCPKVFHLECTEPLLKRVPRGKWLCDFCLRNRRTNSIHDTTLYAPGTRKSKYKPRLNRE; encoded by the exons ATGCCTCTCCTACGCAAGAAGCTTTTTCACAAGTTGCACGTCTCCTCCGATTTCCGCGATGACGACGAGGTTTTCCACTGCGAGGCGACCAACGAGATCTTCAAAGATTACAA TGAATTCTGCGAAAGAATTATTCTCTGCAACTCACTCGTCTGGTCCTGTAGTATCACAGGAAAGCCGAATTTCACTTACCAAGAGGCATTGCTCAGCGAGGAAAATGCGAGAAAGAGTCTCAAGGAATTTCCCATGGAG TTGCGAATTCCAATCTTATACCTGGCGAGCAAAACAAACAGGACTTCACTTAATGAAATGGTCGAGGATGTTTATCAATTCGCACGAGACAGATACTTTGTAGGAGAAATGGTCGAGGCCAGTTTTACCGAAGATGCCTGGTGCGAGTGTCACGTTTTACAGGTCATCGAGCCTACCAAGCAACAGATTAATTcttacgtaaaagaaaataacag AAGCATGCTGGAAAGACAGTATCAACCTCCGGCAAAATTATTTCGCTACGAAGTGGAGCAGTTTGATTGCGGAGGTGACACAGACGTTAGCCAGCTCATGATAGTTGAGGCTTCACAGGTGCGACGACGCAAACAACACTACAGCAGAGAAAGGAATAAGATATTCTTGCGACAACTCTGCGAGCAAGGCGAGACTGGCATATGGATGGTCAAG GAGAGTGTCTTACAAAAGTATGGCATTCATAAGACTCGATTCGATACGATATTTGCTGGACCCATGCCAGACTTTTCTCCACGTCTCAAAAAACCTATCAAGCACAAGCAGGAGTCTATAGCGAAGTTTCTTACTCCAGATATAGCGAAACATAGGGTCTTTGATAAGCCAGATCccttgaagaaaataaacgacAGCGGAATAATCGGCAAGAaatcaaagaaacaaaa GATGAATGGTAAATTTAAAGAAGATCTGAAAGCTAAAGCTCTGGAAGAAAAAGCTCGCCTGAAAGAAGCGAGGCTCGAAGAACGGGGTCgtaagaaggaagaaaaacaaaagcttGCAGCTTATGTGAAGGAGTGGAATAAACCCAGAGAAGACTTAGAATGTGAAGATCTCCGACAAATTCCAGATCCGACCCCTGTTAAATGTTTCATTCCCAATGACAAATTTGGCGACTTCGTCATGATATTGGAATTTCTACAATATTTCTATGAAGAGTTAGAAGTTGGCAGTTACTTTCCAGGTGGAGTGAACTTGGACTTGATGGAGAAAGCTCTGTTAGAGAAAGAAGTTGCAGGACCTTGGAGTGACCTCTTGCAACTTTTGcttgcaaatatttttaaatttcaagccgaagaagaagatgagATCCACGCGGATGCTGCTAATCTAACTGACGATAGAAATATAGACCATGGGGTTTCATCTATGGCCGAAGCTGTGAAATTAGCCACAATAGCCTCATCTTGGTGCCAAACGCACCATGGGTGTCAATTATCCGAGCTGACTTTGGATTACGTtacattgagtgaaattttacgaCAGCATCTCTTGAGTTCTGGCGGTAGGATAAGCGACGTGGCATCTAAGTGGCGCTATTCTCAAAGAG gTGGCTATACAAATCATGACGATCCAGTACTGCTCTTGAGAATGAAGGAGGCGCATATACTTCGAACTCTGGGCCACATGAATGTCTGCGAATTCGAATTGGATGATCGACTGAAGGTTGTCAGTTGTTTGATTAATCAGTTGCTTACGTTTGCATCTATTCGCGACGTGATCGATGAAAGATACGACAAACTGCATCAAGCAAAGAAGAAACTCAAGTTATTCCTGATAGCTGagcaaaagaaagaaaaggaagagagggagagaatgaaggagagagagaaagagggaagaGTAGAGGAGGAAGAGCAGAAACCTAAGAAAATAACGAGAGGAAATTACGAggacgaaaaaaagaaggggGAATACGAAAACAAGCTGAAAGAACTACAGACCGCATCTCGAGATGATCAAATGATGCTTTATCTAGGCTCGGATAGGGCACATAGGAGGTACTGGAGGTTCCTATCTATACCAG GTTTATTTGTGGAGAACGATGAAAGATGGCCGGGTGCTTGTCTGCCCGGGGGTACTCCCTACAAACCGGAGCTTCAAGATGAGTCCGGAGAGGCGATGTATGcgtatttgaagaaaaaatttaaagacgAATCCAGCGATAAAGAAAACAGTATTAAGGAGCTGAAGAAGTCTCCGAAAAAAGTTGCCTTTTCTGACAAAAACGGATTAAAATCACCGCGAAAAGATCTTAGTCCTAAGAAAGAAGTAAAGGTAGATTTCAGTGATATTAGACAAAACTTGAACGTATGTACAGGAGATCAAACTTGCCCCATCCATTGTGTCACGGCTAGACCGCAGTGGAGTTTTTACGGCTTGCAAGAAAGCATTGACAGTGTAATTAATGCGTTAAATAAGAGGGGAATCAGAGAAGGTGAACTCAGACAGACTTTGATTCAAGAAGCAACGAGCTTAACGACAGTCATTGCCGAATGTCCCCGACACAAATTGAATCCCGAAGTG TATATGGAGCCGATCAAAGAGCCGACGAATAAGAATCACAGGAAAAATAAGTACGATAATGTTAATCTGACTTTCCCACCGGGTACCAACATTGAGGAGGTACTAGAATTAACGTTACGGGACTATATACTCGACCTAGAGGATAAAATCAAAGTTGGATGTCTGGGATCCTTGAAAGTCATCAACCGAGAGGTCTGGAGAACGGCGATAAACAAGCGTGGTTATGATAAACAGTGCGACAAGTTGGTTTACGGATTGAACGACATTGAGGCAGACACTGCGTCGAATCTTGTCCtggataaaataaagaatgagAACAGGGTGAGCAGACCCGGGACCCCGGATTCTGAAATCAGTAGCAGCGGTGTTAAAACTTATCGGGATCCAGGAAGATATCTGGGACCACCGTTTGAAGACGAACCTGTGCCAGATCCGAATCAGCAAATTGCCATCAAACAATTAGCCTGCGCTATCTTACAAATATCGCACGCAATTGAACCGAAATATCTTAAAAAACCATTGGGTGTAGATGACAAGGACAAGAAACCAGCTAGCGAAGACATAGGCAGAGATAGGTGGGAACAATCGCTGATGGCTTCGACGAGTTGGTCCCAGTTGTTTGTGCATATGAGCACCTTGGAGAACAGCGTTGCATGGGCCAGAAGTGCTTTGAATGCGCAATGTCGTATCTGCAGAAAGCGCAGGGATGCCGAGAACATGCTACTCTGCGACGGATGCAACAAAGGGCACCATTTATACTGCCTCAAACCCAAACTCAAT GCGGTACCAGAGGGAGATTGGTTCTGCACGACATGTAAACCCCGAGAGACGAAACCCAAGGAGAAGTCGAAGAGGAGAAAGAAATTTGAGGACGAGGTGGAAGAGGAGGCGGTTCTCACCAAAGAGACACGACGAAATCGTGCCAAAAGAATTCCTGAAAGTGAGGACGAGGAAACCGAGTTGCCGGAGGATGC AGACGCGACGATGAGCCTTTGCGCGTTGTGTGGAATCGGAGGAAGGGTGATATGTTGTGATGGATGTCCGAAAGTATTTCATTTGGAGTGTACTGAGCCACTGTTGAAAAGAGTACCCCGTGGCAAGTGGCTGTGTGACTTCTGTTTAAGGAACAGAAGAACCAACTCTATACACG ATACGACACTCTATGCACCAGGAACTAGGAAATCCAAGTACAAGCCACGATTGAATCGTGAATAA
- the LOC124309380 gene encoding bromodomain adjacent to zinc finger domain protein 1A isoform X3 yields MPLLRKKLFHKLHVSSDFRDDDEVFHCEATNEIFKDYNEFCERIILCNSLVWSCSITGKPNFTYQEALLSEENARKSLKEFPMELRIPILYLASKTNRTSLNEMVEDVYQFARDRYFVGEMVEASFTEDAWCECHVLQVIEPTKQQINSYVKENNRSMLERQYQPPAKLFRYEVEQFDCGGDTDVSQLMIVEASQVRRRKQHYSRERNKIFLRQLCEQGETGIWMVKESVLQKYGIHKTRFDTIFAGPMPDFSPRLKKPIKHKQESIAKFLTPDIAKHRVFDKPDPLKKINDSGIIGKKSKKQKMNGKFKEDLKAKALEEKARLKEARLEERGRKKEEKQKLAAYVKEWNKPREDLECEDLRQIPDPTPVKCFIPNDKFGDFVMILEFLQYFYEELEVGSYFPGGVNLDLMEKALLEKEVAGPWSDLLQLLLANIFKFQAEEEDEIHADAANLTDDRNIDHGVSSMAEAVKLATIASSWCQTHHGCQLSELTLDYVTLSEILRQHLLSSGGRISDVASKWRYSQRGGYTNHDDPVLLLRMKEAHILRTLGHMNVCEFELDDRLKVVSCLINQLLTFASIRDVIDERYDKLHQAKKKLKLFLIAEQKKEKEERERMKEREKEGRVEEEEQKPKKITRGNYEDEKKKGEYENKLKELQTASRDDQMMLYLGSDRAHRRYWRFLSIPGLFVENDERWPGACLPGGTPYKPELQDESGEAMYAYLKKKFKDESSDKENSIKELKKSPKKVAFSDKNGLKSPRKDLSPKKEVKVDFSDIRQNLNVCTGDQTCPIHCVTARPQWSFYGLQESIDSVINALNKRGIREGELRQTLIQEATSLTTVIAECPRHKLNPEVYMEPIKEPTNKNHRKNKYDNVNLTFPPGTNIEEVLELTLRDYILDLEDKIKVGCLGSLKVINREVWRTAINKRGYDKQCDKLVYGLNDIEADTASNLVLDKIKNENRVSRPGTPDSEISSSGVKTYRDPGRYLGPPFEDEPVPDPNQQIAIKQLACAILQISHAIEPKYLKKPLGVDDKDKKPASEDIGRDRWEQSLMASTSWSQLFVHMSTLENSVAWARSALNAQCRICRKRRDAENMLLCDGCNKGHHLYCLKPKLNAVPEGDWFCTTCKPRETKPKEKSKRRKKFEDEVEEEAVLTKETRRNRAKRIPESEDEETELPEDADATMSLCALCGIGGRVICCDGCPKVFHLECTEPLLKRVPRGKWLCDFCLRNRRTNSIHALGMLPARGRERERDRERVSAVAARSRIHGFAKSLLTTESTDWDESSINSDDFEPIPQRQTRRSAKRVADATIDEIKEDASTVKGCMATLQELLADITHHRDSWPFLSPVTKDEVPDYHDIISSPMDFGTIKYKLGKGDYQTLREFYSDCILVFDNCEKYNQEHSSVYKAGTRLLKYFEKRCKDLGLNYNEQEVREPDTKKQKCEPNGELENGIEDEDEDENLKDNEEEDDVDEQDDADEDDDADEDDEEDYEESESDAS; encoded by the exons ATGCCTCTCCTACGCAAGAAGCTTTTTCACAAGTTGCACGTCTCCTCCGATTTCCGCGATGACGACGAGGTTTTCCACTGCGAGGCGACCAACGAGATCTTCAAAGATTACAA TGAATTCTGCGAAAGAATTATTCTCTGCAACTCACTCGTCTGGTCCTGTAGTATCACAGGAAAGCCGAATTTCACTTACCAAGAGGCATTGCTCAGCGAGGAAAATGCGAGAAAGAGTCTCAAGGAATTTCCCATGGAG TTGCGAATTCCAATCTTATACCTGGCGAGCAAAACAAACAGGACTTCACTTAATGAAATGGTCGAGGATGTTTATCAATTCGCACGAGACAGATACTTTGTAGGAGAAATGGTCGAGGCCAGTTTTACCGAAGATGCCTGGTGCGAGTGTCACGTTTTACAGGTCATCGAGCCTACCAAGCAACAGATTAATTcttacgtaaaagaaaataacag AAGCATGCTGGAAAGACAGTATCAACCTCCGGCAAAATTATTTCGCTACGAAGTGGAGCAGTTTGATTGCGGAGGTGACACAGACGTTAGCCAGCTCATGATAGTTGAGGCTTCACAGGTGCGACGACGCAAACAACACTACAGCAGAGAAAGGAATAAGATATTCTTGCGACAACTCTGCGAGCAAGGCGAGACTGGCATATGGATGGTCAAG GAGAGTGTCTTACAAAAGTATGGCATTCATAAGACTCGATTCGATACGATATTTGCTGGACCCATGCCAGACTTTTCTCCACGTCTCAAAAAACCTATCAAGCACAAGCAGGAGTCTATAGCGAAGTTTCTTACTCCAGATATAGCGAAACATAGGGTCTTTGATAAGCCAGATCccttgaagaaaataaacgacAGCGGAATAATCGGCAAGAaatcaaagaaacaaaa GATGAATGGTAAATTTAAAGAAGATCTGAAAGCTAAAGCTCTGGAAGAAAAAGCTCGCCTGAAAGAAGCGAGGCTCGAAGAACGGGGTCgtaagaaggaagaaaaacaaaagcttGCAGCTTATGTGAAGGAGTGGAATAAACCCAGAGAAGACTTAGAATGTGAAGATCTCCGACAAATTCCAGATCCGACCCCTGTTAAATGTTTCATTCCCAATGACAAATTTGGCGACTTCGTCATGATATTGGAATTTCTACAATATTTCTATGAAGAGTTAGAAGTTGGCAGTTACTTTCCAGGTGGAGTGAACTTGGACTTGATGGAGAAAGCTCTGTTAGAGAAAGAAGTTGCAGGACCTTGGAGTGACCTCTTGCAACTTTTGcttgcaaatatttttaaatttcaagccgaagaagaagatgagATCCACGCGGATGCTGCTAATCTAACTGACGATAGAAATATAGACCATGGGGTTTCATCTATGGCCGAAGCTGTGAAATTAGCCACAATAGCCTCATCTTGGTGCCAAACGCACCATGGGTGTCAATTATCCGAGCTGACTTTGGATTACGTtacattgagtgaaattttacgaCAGCATCTCTTGAGTTCTGGCGGTAGGATAAGCGACGTGGCATCTAAGTGGCGCTATTCTCAAAGAG gTGGCTATACAAATCATGACGATCCAGTACTGCTCTTGAGAATGAAGGAGGCGCATATACTTCGAACTCTGGGCCACATGAATGTCTGCGAATTCGAATTGGATGATCGACTGAAGGTTGTCAGTTGTTTGATTAATCAGTTGCTTACGTTTGCATCTATTCGCGACGTGATCGATGAAAGATACGACAAACTGCATCAAGCAAAGAAGAAACTCAAGTTATTCCTGATAGCTGagcaaaagaaagaaaaggaagagagggagagaatgaaggagagagagaaagagggaagaGTAGAGGAGGAAGAGCAGAAACCTAAGAAAATAACGAGAGGAAATTACGAggacgaaaaaaagaaggggGAATACGAAAACAAGCTGAAAGAACTACAGACCGCATCTCGAGATGATCAAATGATGCTTTATCTAGGCTCGGATAGGGCACATAGGAGGTACTGGAGGTTCCTATCTATACCAG GTTTATTTGTGGAGAACGATGAAAGATGGCCGGGTGCTTGTCTGCCCGGGGGTACTCCCTACAAACCGGAGCTTCAAGATGAGTCCGGAGAGGCGATGTATGcgtatttgaagaaaaaatttaaagacgAATCCAGCGATAAAGAAAACAGTATTAAGGAGCTGAAGAAGTCTCCGAAAAAAGTTGCCTTTTCTGACAAAAACGGATTAAAATCACCGCGAAAAGATCTTAGTCCTAAGAAAGAAGTAAAGGTAGATTTCAGTGATATTAGACAAAACTTGAACGTATGTACAGGAGATCAAACTTGCCCCATCCATTGTGTCACGGCTAGACCGCAGTGGAGTTTTTACGGCTTGCAAGAAAGCATTGACAGTGTAATTAATGCGTTAAATAAGAGGGGAATCAGAGAAGGTGAACTCAGACAGACTTTGATTCAAGAAGCAACGAGCTTAACGACAGTCATTGCCGAATGTCCCCGACACAAATTGAATCCCGAAGTG TATATGGAGCCGATCAAAGAGCCGACGAATAAGAATCACAGGAAAAATAAGTACGATAATGTTAATCTGACTTTCCCACCGGGTACCAACATTGAGGAGGTACTAGAATTAACGTTACGGGACTATATACTCGACCTAGAGGATAAAATCAAAGTTGGATGTCTGGGATCCTTGAAAGTCATCAACCGAGAGGTCTGGAGAACGGCGATAAACAAGCGTGGTTATGATAAACAGTGCGACAAGTTGGTTTACGGATTGAACGACATTGAGGCAGACACTGCGTCGAATCTTGTCCtggataaaataaagaatgagAACAGGGTGAGCAGACCCGGGACCCCGGATTCTGAAATCAGTAGCAGCGGTGTTAAAACTTATCGGGATCCAGGAAGATATCTGGGACCACCGTTTGAAGACGAACCTGTGCCAGATCCGAATCAGCAAATTGCCATCAAACAATTAGCCTGCGCTATCTTACAAATATCGCACGCAATTGAACCGAAATATCTTAAAAAACCATTGGGTGTAGATGACAAGGACAAGAAACCAGCTAGCGAAGACATAGGCAGAGATAGGTGGGAACAATCGCTGATGGCTTCGACGAGTTGGTCCCAGTTGTTTGTGCATATGAGCACCTTGGAGAACAGCGTTGCATGGGCCAGAAGTGCTTTGAATGCGCAATGTCGTATCTGCAGAAAGCGCAGGGATGCCGAGAACATGCTACTCTGCGACGGATGCAACAAAGGGCACCATTTATACTGCCTCAAACCCAAACTCAAT GCGGTACCAGAGGGAGATTGGTTCTGCACGACATGTAAACCCCGAGAGACGAAACCCAAGGAGAAGTCGAAGAGGAGAAAGAAATTTGAGGACGAGGTGGAAGAGGAGGCGGTTCTCACCAAAGAGACACGACGAAATCGTGCCAAAAGAATTCCTGAAAGTGAGGACGAGGAAACCGAGTTGCCGGAGGATGC AGACGCGACGATGAGCCTTTGCGCGTTGTGTGGAATCGGAGGAAGGGTGATATGTTGTGATGGATGTCCGAAAGTATTTCATTTGGAGTGTACTGAGCCACTGTTGAAAAGAGTACCCCGTGGCAAGTGGCTGTGTGACTTCTGTTTAAGGAACAGAAGAACCAACTCTATACACG CTTTGGGTATGTTGCCAGCGAGAGGGcgcgagagggagagagacagagaaagagTGAGTGCAGTTGCTGCTCGTTCGCGTATCCACGGCTTCGCCAAGAGTCTTCTGACTACCGAATCCACAGACTGGGACG AGAGCAGCATAAATTCAGACGACTTTGAACCGATACCCCAACGGCAAACGAGGAGATCCGCCAAGCGTGTAGCTGATGCAACAATCGACGAGATTAAAGAAGATGCCAGCACTGTAAAAGGTTGTATGGCAACTTTGCAAGAATTATTAGCGGATATCACGCATCACAGAGATTCTTGGCCGTTCCTTTCTCCCGTTACAAAAGATGAGGTTCCGGACTACCACGACATCATTTCAAGTCCAATGGATTTTGGGACCATAAAGTACAAGCTTGGAAAAGGAGATTATCAAACGCTTAGAGAATTTTACAGCGATTGTATTCTTGTATTTGATAACTGTGAGAAATACAACCAAGAGCACAGTTCTGTTTACAA AGCTGGGACGAGATTGTTGAAATACTTTGAGAAAAGGTGCAAAGATTTAGGTCTGAACTACAATGAACAAGAAGTAAGGGAACCAGATacaaaaaaacagaaatgTGAACCAAACGGCGAGCTGGAAAACGGCATTGAAGATGAGGACGAAGATGAGAACCTGAAGGACAACGAGGAGGAAGATGATGTCGACGAACAGGATGATGCAGATGAAGACGATGACGCAGATGAAGACGATGAAGAGGATTACGAAGAATCAGAGTCGGACGCAAGTTAA